In one window of Musa acuminata AAA Group cultivar baxijiao chromosome BXJ3-2, Cavendish_Baxijiao_AAA, whole genome shotgun sequence DNA:
- the LOC103976186 gene encoding pentatricopeptide repeat-containing protein CRR2, chloroplastic, translating to MRSSPAPMLASLPLLQQLSLPPRPRPFQFSSSSYSSPLLSLRALSCFKPLASAGAGSDYNRLIQSLCAQGHLAKAVQLLPHERNPSTRTCEALILACGRHNAPSHAAAVHRHLIDHGLDQDPFLATKLIDMYSHLDRLNNARYVFDRTREKTIFVWNAFLKALALADQAEEAVSLFREMGVPMDSFTYSYVLKACIASSSHPSAAPHRVKQIHAHVCRHGFASRVYVVTTLIDCYAKLGSVTYSERVFNGMIERNVVSWSAMISCYAKNERPFDALELFKEMMVTEPETVPNAVTMVNALQACAGLAALGQGKVFHAYILRNALDTVLSVVNALIAMYSKCGSFEMARRTFDRMSDRRDVVTWNSIISAYGIHGFGEKAIQVFHDMISAGVSPSPITFVSVLGACSHAGLIDEGKSFFESMSREHGILPRSEHYACMVDLLGRAGQLDEAVKIIEGMRIEPGPTVWGSLLGACRVHCNVELAERACVRLFELEPVNAGNYVLLADIYAEAKMWEEVTRVKKLLEARELQKVPGCSWIEVKKKMYSFVSVDEMNPQIEQLHALLVQLVNEMKNNGYVPNTKIVLYDLELAEKERILLGHSEKLAVAFGLINSGNGEVIRITKNLRLCEDCHSVTKFISKFSKREILVRDVNRFHHFKDGVCSCSDYW from the coding sequence ATGCGCAGCTCGCCTGCTCCGATGTTGGCTTCCCTCCCTCTCCTCCAACAGCTCTCTCTCCCTCCCCGCCCTCGCCCTTTccaattctcctcctcctcctactcctccCCGCTGCTCTCTCTCAGAGCTCTCTCCTGCTTCAAACCCCTCGCCAGCGCCGGCGCCGGCAGCGACTACAACCGGCTAATCCAGTCGCTGTGCGCGCAGGGGCACCTCGCCAAGGCCGTGCAGCTCCTCCCCCACGAGCGCAATCCCTCCACGCGCACCTGCGAGGCCCTCATCCTCGCCTGCGGCCGCCACAACGCCCCCTCCCACGCCGCCGCCGTCCACCGCCACCTAATCGACCATGGCCTCGACCAGGACCCCTTCCTCGCCACCAAGCTCATCGATATGTACTCCCATCTCGACCGCCTCAACAACGCCCGCTACGTGTTCGACCGAACGCGGGAGAAGACCATCTTCGTGTGGAACGCCTTCCTGAAGGCCCTCGCGCTAGCCGACCAGGCCGAGGAGGCCGTCTCCCTCTTCCGCGAGATGGGCGTGCCCATGGACAGCTTCACCTACTCCTACGTGCTCAAGGCTTGCATCGCCTCCTCCTCTCACCCATCTGCGGCTCCCCACAGAGTCAAACAGATCCACGCCCACGTCTGTCGCCATGGGTTCGCGTCCCGGGTCTATGTGGTCACCACTCTCATCGATTGCTACGCGAAGCTCGGTTCTGTCACGTACTCCGAACGAGTCTTCAACGGGATGATCGAGCGGAATGTGGTGTCGTGGAGTGCCATGATTTCTTGCTATGCAAAGAATGAGAGGCCCTTCGATGCGCTGGAACTCTTCAAAGAGATGATGGTGACGGAACCTGAGACTGTTCCCAATGCTGTCACGATGGTGAATGCTCTTCAAGCTTGTGCTGGTTTGGCTGCATTGGGACAAGGAAAGGTTTTTCATGCTTACATTCTTAGGAATGCGCTTGACACTGTTTTGTCTGTCGTAAATGCTTTAATTGCCATGTACTCAAAATGCGGAAGTTTTGAGATGGCTCGCCGAACTTTTGACAGGATGAGTGATCGCAGGGATGTTGTGACATGGAACTCTATAATATCAGCTTATGGTATTCATGGATTTGGTGAGAAGGCAATCCAAGTTTTTCATGATATGATCAGTGCTGGAGTATCACCAAGCCCCATTACATTTGTGAGTGTCCTGGGGGCTTGCAGTCATGCTGGACTCATCGATGAGGGGAAGAGCTTCTTCGAGTCAATGTCCCGGGAACATGGCATCTTGCCTCGCTCTGAACACTATGCTTGCATGGTTGATCTACTTGGTCGTGCAGGACAACTAGATGAAGCAGTAAAGATAATAGAAGGAATGCGAATTGAGCCAGGTCCCACAGTCTGGGGTTCTCTACTGGGAGCGTGTCGGGTCCACTGCAATGTGGAGCTTGCAGAGAGAGCATGTGTCCGTCTTTTCGAACTTGAACCAGTAAATGCAGGGAATTATGTGCTCCTAGCAGATATATATGCAGAAGCCAAGATGTGGGAAGAGGTGACCAGAGTAAAGAAGCTTTTAGAAGCCAGGGAACTGCAGAAGGTGCCTGGTTGCAGCTGGATTgaggtgaagaagaagatgtactcATTTGTATCTGTCGATGAAATGAACCCACAGATTGAGCAGCTACATGCTTTGCTTGTTCAGCTGGTGAATGAGATGAAGAACAATGGGTATGTTCCAAACACCAAAATTGTCCTCTATGATCTTGAACTGGCAGAAAAAGAGAGGATCTTACTGGGACACAGTGAAAAATTGGCTGTTGCATTTGGGCTCATAAACAGTGGCAATGGTGAGGTAATTAGGATCACAAAGAACCTTAGATTGTGTGAGGACTGTCATAGTGTCACAAAGTTTATCTCAAAGTTTTCAAAGAGAGAGATTCTCGTTAGAGATGTGAATCGGTTCCATCATTTCAAGGATGGTGTCTGCTCATGTTCAGATTATTGGTAA
- the LOC135631302 gene encoding uncharacterized protein LOC135631302 yields MAKKGEKSSGDMEEGPHHSHLNQSDEDSLSFSDAEEHSWHSPYGYNFAGSTYNDCSVSGASDREIDGFPEPCRKSCLSESSLDDDPETGASEVKIDIDKIERDCRICHLSLEKAAPESGAPIVLGCSCKDDLAAAHKQCAETWFKIKGNKICEICCSTASNVVGVSENEPSEQRNEANTSAAPPPAPPSEARSFWQGHRFLKFLLACLVLAFVVSWLFHFNVPG; encoded by the exons ATGGCTAAAAAGGGTGAGAAATCCTCTGGGGACATGGAAGAAGGACCACACCACTCTCATTTAAATCAGAGTGATGAAGATAGCCTCAGCTTCTCAGATGCAGAAGAACATTCTTGGCATTCGCCCTATGGCTATAACTTTGCTGGTTCGACTTACAATGACTGCAGTGTCTCTGGTGCATCCGACCGTGAGATCGATGGATTTCCAGAGCCCTGTAGAAAATCCTGTCTCTCAGAGTCCTCACTTGATGATGATCCGGAGACTGGTGCTTCGGAGGTGAAGATCGATATAGATAAGATTGAGCGAGATTGCAGGATTTGTCATCTCAGCTTGGAGAAGGCGGCTCCAGAGTCCGGAGCCCCCATTGTATTAGGTTGTTCTTGCAAGGATGATTTAGCTGCTGCCCACAAGCAGTGTGCTGAGACATGGTTTAAAATCAAAGGAAACAA GATCTGTGAGATTTGTTGTTCAACTGCATCCAACGTGGTTGGTGTGAGCGAGAACGAACCCTCAGAGCAACGGAATGAGGCTAATACTTCTGCAGCACCGCCTCCTGCACCACCATCTGAAGCCCGGAGCTTTTGGCAGGGGCACCGATTTCTTAAGTTCCTGCTTGCATGTCTGGTGCTTGCCTTTGTTGTCTCCTGGCTCTTCCACTTCAACGTTCCTGGCTGA
- the LOC103976185 gene encoding class I heat shock protein-like: MWHLLDGVPFGSSSLLPFPRPPSALLSEASALISTLVDWKETPEAHVFIADLPGLKKEEVKVDVEGGRILHISGKKRDDEEDKTGTWHRVERTGGCFLRRFLLPENAKAEQARATMADGVLTVTVPKEDVNKPHVKSIDISG, from the coding sequence ATGTGGCATCTCCTCGACGGCGTCCCCTTCGGCTCCTCCTCTCTCCTCCCCTTCCCCCGCCCCCCGTCCGCTCTCCTGAGCGAAGCCTCGGCGCTCATCTCCACCCTCGTCGACTGGAAGGAGACACCGGAGGCGCACGTCTTCATAGCCGACCTCCCGGGGCTGAAGAAGGAGGAGGTGAAGGTGGACGTGGAGGGCGGCCGTATCCTACATATCAGCGGTAAGAAGAGGGACGACGAGGAGGATAAGACCGGTACCTGGCACCGCGTGGAGCGAACCGGTGGCTGCTTCCTGCGGCGGTTCCTGCTGCCGGAGAACGCCAAGGCGGAGCAGGCGAGGGCAACCATGGCGGACGGCGTGCTCACCGTCACCGTGCCCAAGGAGGATGTCAACAAGCCCCACGTCAAGTCCATCGACATCTCTGGTTAG
- the LOC103974219 gene encoding jasmonate-induced oxygenase 1 translates to MEAAAETQRVQTLVEAGVAHLPARYVQPPDLRPHLSRRRDATADCGGIPVVDLGPSGDDPVPAIGRACREWGAFQVVNHGVRRGLLEEVRAMGSSFFRSPMEAKLRFACDPRSPASEGYGSRMLAKDDGVLDWRDYFDHHALPESRRNPSRWPDFPSNYRDVVIEYSNNMKKLAQTLLCMISQSLGLPPLYIEEAVGEVYQNITISYYPPCPQPDLALGLQSHSDMGAITLLIQDDVEGLEVLKDGEWVQVQPLSDAVVVILADQTEVISNGEYKSAVHRAVVNAHHPRLSVATFYDPCKTRKIYPAMQLITKQSPLKYREVLYGDYVSSWYSKGPEGKRNIDALLINQ, encoded by the exons ATGGAAGCCGCGGCCGAAACCCAACGCGTCCAAACCCTCGTGGAGGCCGGCGTCGCCCACCTCCCTGCCCGATACGTCCAGCCGCCGGATCTCCGCCCGCACCTCAGCCGCCGTCGCGATGCCACGGCGGATTGCGGCGGCATTCCCGTCGTCGACCTCGGCCCCTCCGGCGACGACCCCGTCCCGGCGATCGGCCGCGCTTGCCGAGAGTGGGGCGCTTTCCAGGTGGTGAACCATGGCGTTCGCCGGGGGCTCCTGGAGGAGGTCAGGGCCATGGGGTCTTCCTTCTTCCGCTCCCCCATGGAGGCCAAGCTCCGGTTCGCGTGCGACCCCCGGTCGCCGGCCTCCGAGGGTTATGGGAGCCGCATGCTCGCGAAGGACGATGGGGTGCTCGATTGGAGAGATTACTTCGACCATCACGCGCTGCCGGAGTCTCGCCGCAACCCTAGCCGGTGGCCGGATTTCCCATCCAATTACAG GGATGTTGTGATAGAATATAGCAACAACATGAAGAAGCTTGCTCAAACATTGTTATGTATGATCTCCCAAAGTCTTGGGTTACCACCACTGTACATTGAAGAAGCAGTTGGAGAAGTTTATCAGAACATAACTATTAGCTACTACCCCCCTTGTCCTCAGCCAGATCTTGCTCTTGGTTTGCAATCCCATTCTGATATGGGTGCCATAACACTTCTAATACAAGATGATGTGGAAGGTCTTGAGGTACTGAAAGATGGGGAATGGGTGCAAGTACAGCCTTTATCTGATGCAGTTGTTGTCATTTTGGCTGATCAAACTGAG GTGATAAGTAACGGTGAATATAAGAGTGCTGTGCATCGAGCTGTTGTCAATGCCCATCATCCCCGGTTATCTGTTGCCACATTTTATGATCCATGTAAGACCAGGAAAATATATCCTGCTATGCAGCTAATCACCAAGCAGTCTCCACTAAAGTACCGAGAGGTTCTTTATGGGGACTATGTCTCGTCATGGTACAGCAAAGGTCCAGAAGGCAAGCGCAATATTGATGCTCTTTTAATTAACCAGTAA